The genomic window CAATCACTCCCCGGTATCGACCGGGCTAACGTGGAACTGCCGGACAGGCATATCCGATTTCGCGGCCCCTGTCAAGCGCGTGCTTGCCTCCGGATTGCAGGAAAAAAAGCCTTTTCTGAAAGGGTCCAATCGCCGGTCCCCGGCCATCGAGATCGTCGACGACCCCACAGGTGACGCCGAGGGGCGGCCCACCCGGCAGACGACGGCGGCGTGTCCGCCGCCACCGGAATCTCGACACATTGTAGAACCTGGCTGTGGCAATGCCCGAACCCGTCTGCTATAATCAACCCTGAGTGTTCGTTCTGTGTGATTCTCCATTTACGGGGTTCCCCGTTCCCATCCGGCATGTGGTGGACTCCCGATTAGGATCGTGATATGACCGAAACAACAGCCAAACAGAAGCCTGTCAAGGGCAAGAAGTATATGCTGGTCCGCTACGGGCGGATGAACAACCTCGGCCTGTTCGAGCATGATGAGCTGCAGATCCCAAAGACACCCGCTCGCGTCGTCGTCAAGACGGACAAGGGCCTCGAACTGGGCTATGTGGTCGGCCAGCCGACGTCGTACAAGGAAGGCCGCTTCCGGTTCACGGAAGAGCAGATTTGCAGCTACTTCACCAACAGCGACATCAATTTTCCCAACGAGATCGCGGGCAAAGTCATTCGTATCGCAACCCCCGACGATGTCAGCGAAGAGCAGCACCTGACGAAGATCACCGACGAGGAAATCGCCTACTGCGAACGTTTCGTCAAGGACCTGGGACTGAAAATGAAGATCGTCGGCGCCGAGCACATTTTCGGCGGCGAGCGGATCATCTTCTACTTCATGGCCGACGGCCGCGTCGATTTTCGCGAGCTGGTTCGGCGGCTGGCCCAGGAGTACCAGACGCGGATCGAGATGCGACAGATCGGCTCGCGAGACGAGGCCAAACTGCTCGGCGACGTCGAGAGCTGTGGCCAGGAGTGCTGCTGCATTCGTTTCCTCCAGTTGCTCAAGCCTGTGAACATGCGGATGGCGAAGATGCAGAAGGCCACCCTCGACCCCGCCAAGATCTCCGGCTATTGCGGCCGACTGAAGTGCTGCCTGCGGTACGAGGACGAGACCTATACGTCGCTCAAGAAGCGGCTGCCCAAGAGAAGCACCTGGGTGCAGGCCAAGCGAGGGGAAGGGAAGGTCTTCGAAGGCAAGGTCATCGACGCCCAGATTCTGACTCAGCTTGTCGTCGTGGAGTCCGAACGCGGCGAGAGGGTGGCATTTCCCGTCGATGAGATCACGATCCTTCCCGCTCCGCCGGTCCGGCAGGAGAAGCCCGAGGGCAAGGAGCCGTCTCCACCGCCGCGCCGACCGCGCCGAGGCGGCAATCCGAGAAAGAAATAGACGCGAAGGACGATACATGCCTCGACAGATCGTAGTCACCTCGGCGCTGCCGTATGCCAACGGCCCGATCCATATCGGGCACCTCGTGGAATACCTCCAGACCGACATCTGGGTCCGCTTCCAGAAAGCCTGCGGGAATCGGTGTTTCTACTTCTGCGCCGACGATACGCACGGTACGCCCATCATGCTCAGTGCGCGGAACGCCGGCATCACGCCGGAGGAACTCATCGGGCGGATCCACAAGGAGCACAAGGCCGATTTCGACCGCTTTCACATCGAGTTCGACAATTATTACACGACCCATTCGCCCGAGAACAGGCAACTCAGCGAACTGATCTTCACACGGCTCGATCGGGCCGGCTCGATCACCCGGCGTGACGTTGAGCAGACCTACTGTGAGAGCTGCAAGATGCCGCTGCCCGACCGCTATGTGCGCGGCACGTGTCCGCGCTGCGGCGCCGCCGACCAATACGGCGATTCCTGTGAGGCGTGCGGCGCCACGTATCAGCCGAAGGACCTGGTCGAACCTCGCTGCGCCACGTGCGGCGCGACGCCCGTGCTTCAGAGCTCCGAGCACTACTTCTTCAAACTGGCCGACTACGAGGACCGACTCAAGACGCTGATCGCCGCCGGGCACACGCAGAAATCCGTCGCCAACAAGCTCGACGAGTGGTTCAAGGCCGGTCTGAAGGACTGGGACATTTCTCGCGACGGGCCGTACTTCGGATTCAAGATTCCCGGCGAGGAGAACAAGTATTTCTACGTCTGGCTCGATGCCCCCATTGGCTATATGGCCTCGGCTCGGAACTACTGCGAGCGGCACGGCCTGGATTTCGAGACGCTCTGGAACAGCCCCGAAAACGAGTTGTACCATTTCATCGGCAAGGACATCATGTACTTCCATGCCCTGTTCTGGCCGGCCATGCTCATGGGCGCCGGTTTCAAGACCGCCAACAAGCTCTTCGTGCATGGCTTCCTCACCGTCAACGGCGAGAAGATGAGCAAGTCGCGCGGCACGTTCGTCCGCGCGGCCACCTTCGCCCGGCATCTCGACCCGGAGAGCCTGCGATACTACTATGCCAGCAAGCTGACCGACACGGTCGGCGACATTGACTTGGGGATCGAGGACTTCGTCAATAAGACGAACGCCGACATCGTCGGCAAGTACGCCAATCTCGCCTCGCGGTCGGGTCCCATGCTGGCGAACAAGCTGGGCGGCCGGCTTGGCCGGCTCGATGACGAGGGTCGCCAGCTCGTCGAGCGGCTCGCCGCCGCCAGGGACGCCATCGTCGCTGATTACGAAGGGCTCGACTATGCCGCCGTGGTTCGCGCGGTCAGCGCTCTGGCCGATGAGGCCAATCGCTATGTCGAAACCAAGCAGCCCTGGGCGACGGTCAAGGTCGATCCCGAGCAGACGCGAGCGACGTTGACCGCGACACTGAACGCCATGAAGACCCTTACGATCTACCTCAAGCCCATCCTGCCGAAGTTTGCCGAGAAGGTCGAGAAGTTCCTGGACGTCGAGCCGCTGGGCTTTGCGGACGTGGACGGGGTCCTGGAAGATCACGAAATCGGTACGTTTGAACGGTTGTTCGAGAGAATTGACGAGGAACAGGTACAGACCATGTTGGAAGAAAGTAAGGAAAGCCAGGCCCCCCAGGCGGCGCCGGCACCGGAACCTGAGAAGGCGGCGGTTTCGCCTTTCAAGCCGGAAGTGACCATCGATGATTTCGCCAAGCTCGATCTGCGGATCGCCAAGGTGCTGACGGCCGAGCCCGTCGAGGGCGCCGATAAGCTCCTGCACCTCGTGCTGGACGTCGGCGGAGTCGAGAGGAACGTCCTGGCAGGTATCGCCAAAGCTTACCAACCCGAGCAGCTCGTGGGCCGGCTGGTGGTGTTCTTCGCCAACCTCAAGCCCCGCAAGATGAAGTTCGGCACCTCCGAAGGCATGATTCTGGCCTGTGGTCCCGGCGGCGGCGACGTGTTTCTCCTGGCGCCCGACGCCGGCGCAACGCCCGGACAGGTCGTGTCCTGACGACCCATTCGACAGGTCCCTATAGGCTCTGTCTGTGAAGAAAGGCATATGAAGAAAGGTCTCGACGAAATCGCGATAATGGACGGCCGCTTCAGCGTGGCGGCCTTCAAGTTCGTCTACGAAGGGTTGGCCTACACGATCAAGAACATCGTCGGCGAACAGCAGCACATCAGCGGCCAGACCCTGTGCGAGGGGCTACGCCGCATGGCCGCGGAGAAATACGGCCGGCTGGCCCCACTGGTCCTGCGCTCATGGGGACTCAAGACCACACGCCACTTCGGGGAGATCGTCTATACGCTGATCGACTACGAATGGATGAGCGCCCAGCCCACCGACACCATCGACGACTTCAACGATGTCTACGATCTCCAAACCGCCTTCGACGACCTCGTCGCCTTCTGAACCGACCCCGTGCGGCCTGTCCCGGCCTCGCAACACCCACTTGCCAATCATCAACCACAGAGGTACAAATACGCCAACCAAACCCTGTGTCTTGCAGGCTTGAGACGCGGCCGATGCAGGAGCTGCCCAGGTAGCAGGGGCCAATGGGGCGCGGAAAGGGAATTGCCATGACCGTCAAGGGTGTTGGTGTCTGGATGACTTTCAAAAAGGATCTGACGCGGGGACTGGCCTCCGGCATGTTGGTGCTGGTGCCCGTCGGAGTGACCTTGCTGGTCATGCGGTGGCTGTTCTCCTGGGCCGCTGGTCTTCTTCGGCCGGTGGTCAAGTATGCCACGTCGGGGCTGGTCCGACTCCATTTCGTCCAGGACATCCCGGCCGGATACACCAACTTCGTCGTCTCCATTCTGGCGGTTGTCCTGCTCCTGCTGTCGGTCTACCTGGTCGGCGTGCTCGGTCAGCACCTTGTGGGTCGTCGCCTGATCGCCGCGACGGAGAAGGTCTGGCTCAAGATTCCGTTGGCTCGCTCGATTTATGCCGCGACCAAGCAGGTGATGGAGGCGTTGTCGCAGCCCCAGGGGACCGCGTTCAAGTCGGTGGTCCTGGTGGAGTTCCCTGCTCCCGGACTGACGGCGATCGGCTTCCTGACCGGTTACATTCACGACACCACAGGACGCAAGTATGCCAAGGTTCTGATCCCCACTACCCCGAACCCCACCACGGGTTTCCTCGAACTGGTTCCGGCTGAGAAGATCACAGTGACCAATCTCGCGGTAGAAGAAGCGTTTCGGATGATTATTTCCGGCGGAATCGTTTCACCCAAAGATCTGTTCACGCCCAAAGGGGAAACACCCACCGAATGACGCTCGCAAGGCGCGGGTTTATCGGGCATATAGAAGGTATCCGGTATATCCGCCGTACATCACCATCAGAATCAGTGCCTCCCAGCGATCCAGGCGGCGTTTCTGTCCCGTGAACATGACGAGAAACAGGATCAGCGTCGCCGCGGCCAGCAAGATCACATCGACGTTGAAGCTGCCTTGGTATTGCGCCGGGCGGATCACGGCGCTGGCCCCCAGAATCCACAGGATGTTGAAGATATTGGAGCCGACGACGTTCCCGACGGCGATATCGCAGTGTCGGCGGTAAGCGGCCACGGCCGAGGTCGCCAGCTCCGGGAGGGACGTGCCTGCTGCGACAATCGTGCATGCGATGAATTTCTCGCTGACGTGCAGTTGGCGTCCCATTGCGACAGCCCCGTTCAGGCACATTCTGGCCCCGATCACAAGCACGCCGAGTCCGCCGAAAACGAGAAGCAGTGAGACCCGCAGGGAATACTGCCTGGTCCCGTACTCATCGTCTGTCTCGATTCTCGGGATGCCGAGGACGTACGTCAGGAAAACTGCAAACAACAACAGCAACAGGAGCCCGTCGTTTCGCGACAGCATACACGCTGGGGAAGCGCCGTCCCATGTGTCATTGACCAGAAGCAGAAGAGCGAGGGTGACCAGCAGGGAAAAGGGGATTTCCTTCCATACGGTGTTCTGCTGGACCGTGAGAGGATAGATGAGGCCGGATATTCCCAGGATGAAGAGGAGATTGAAGATATTGCTGCCGATGATGTTACCGAAGACGATGTCATTTCTCGCGTCGATCGAGGCCAGGATATTGACCGCCATCTCGGGCATCGACGTGCCGAAAGCGACGATCGTCAGCCCGATCACGATCTCGGCGATTCCGAATCTCTTTCCAAGCGACGCGGCGCCGCGCACGAGTGCCTCGGCCCCGAGTACCAGTAGGGTCAGGCCACTGACGACGAGAATGGCGGATACGGCTAACGGCATAACCGGCTCCTTGATCCCGCAAGCATCCCAGTGTCGTCTCGTCTCACGAGCCGACGTATTGCCCGCCCGATGAGGCAGTCTGAAGTCTATCGAGCCGACGAGCCTACTGCAATACCAGGATGTAAGCCTGGTCGCAGCGGGTGGCGAGGTGGTCGCTGGGGCAGGGGACGAAGCCGTACCGCTTGTAGAGGGCGATGGCTTCTTTCAGGACCGAGGCCGTTTCGAGCGTTACGGTGGTGAAACCCAGTTCGCGAGCGGAGGCCAGCGCATCTTCGAGCAGCCGCCTGCCGAGACCCCGGCCACGATGCGTTCGGCGCAGGTACATCTTCCGCAACTCGCAGGTGTGGTTTTGCAGGGGATAGAGCCCATAGGCGCCGACGAGCGAGCCGTCTTCTTCCTGCAGAATGCGGAATGTCCCGCCTCGCGCAAAGTACGATCGTTCGATGTCGTCGAGGTCCGCATCGGTACCGTCGGGGTCGGGCCGGAGGCCGTACTCGTCGAGGACTGTGAACACAAGGGTTTTCACTGGTTCACAGTCGGCATTCGTTGCACGTCTCAGTTGCGGCCACGTCGTCATATCAGAATGCAAAGATCAAAACGACAGAGCAAATCCCAGAAATGACAGAAGCCATCGCCGAAGGCGATTCCACAATGTTGATATTTACACTTTGCTCTTTGATATTCTCTTTTGCAGGTCGGCGTGGAAGGTGCCCTCGAACGTGCCCTCCACCGGTCCGGTCATGAAGACTTCGCCGTCGGGCATGATTTCGATGTGCAGCGTGCCCCCTGGCATGTGGACGGTGATGTCGTTGTCGACCAGGCCCAGCTTGTGGGCGGCGCAGGCGGCGGCGCACGAGCTGCTGCCCGAGGCCAGCGTGTAGCCGGCTCCGCGCTCCCAGATGCGGATGTCGATGTTGGCCCGGTCGATCACCTTGAGCAGTTGCATGTTGATGCGATTGGGGAACCGCGGGTGGTTCTCGACGAACGGCCCGATCGCGCGGGCCCGCTCCTCGCTGACCTGCTCCATCGGGATCACGCAATGCGGATTGCCGATGGACAGGCACGTGACCTTGAAATCCACGCCGTTGACGTCGAGCGCTTCGTTGACCACCTCGCGCCTCTGACCCGCCACGGGAATCTCGTCGCTGACGAACGTCACCTTACCCATGTTGATGCGAATCATCCCGGCGACGTCATCCTTCACCTGCACCGAGACGGTCCCCCCTAACGTTTGGATCTGGAACTCCTTGGACCGTACGTACTGCTTCTCGAAGAGATACTTGGCGAAGATGCGCAGTCCGTTGCCGCTCTTTTCAGCCTCGCTGCCGTCGGGATTGAGGATACGCAGTCTCGGGATCTCGCCGGTAGGCTGTGCGTCCTCGCACGACGCCCCCCCGGCGCGCGGGGACGCTCGCCCTACATCGAAGATCGGTCCGTAGAGGATGCCGTCGGAGCCAATGCCGAAGTTGCGATCGCAGATCAGCCGGATGTTCGCTTCCGTCATCACCACATCACGAACGTTTGGATCGATCACCAGATAGTCGTTGCCCAACCCATGATATTTCTTGAAATGCACGTCCATTCTCACCTGTCCCAACAAGAGCGTTCACGGCACAATCGCTGAACCAGTCACCGTCAAGGGTGCCTTTATACCCGATCCGCCGACCTCGTTCAACGTCGGT from Anaerobaca lacustris includes these protein-coding regions:
- a CDS encoding Minf_1886 family protein, yielding MKKGLDEIAIMDGRFSVAAFKFVYEGLAYTIKNIVGEQQHISGQTLCEGLRRMAAEKYGRLAPLVLRSWGLKTTRHFGEIVYTLIDYEWMSAQPTDTIDDFNDVYDLQTAFDDLVAF
- the dapF gene encoding diaminopimelate epimerase, producing the protein MDVHFKKYHGLGNDYLVIDPNVRDVVMTEANIRLICDRNFGIGSDGILYGPIFDVGRASPRAGGASCEDAQPTGEIPRLRILNPDGSEAEKSGNGLRIFAKYLFEKQYVRSKEFQIQTLGGTVSVQVKDDVAGMIRINMGKVTFVSDEIPVAGQRREVVNEALDVNGVDFKVTCLSIGNPHCVIPMEQVSEERARAIGPFVENHPRFPNRINMQLLKVIDRANIDIRIWERGAGYTLASGSSSCAAACAAHKLGLVDNDITVHMPGGTLHIEIMPDGEVFMTGPVEGTFEGTFHADLQKRISKSKV
- a CDS encoding calcium/sodium antiporter, with amino-acid sequence MPLAVSAILVVSGLTLLVLGAEALVRGAASLGKRFGIAEIVIGLTIVAFGTSMPEMAVNILASIDARNDIVFGNIIGSNIFNLLFILGISGLIYPLTVQQNTVWKEIPFSLLVTLALLLLVNDTWDGASPACMLSRNDGLLLLLLFAVFLTYVLGIPRIETDDEYGTRQYSLRVSLLLVFGGLGVLVIGARMCLNGAVAMGRQLHVSEKFIACTIVAAGTSLPELATSAVAAYRRHCDIAVGNVVGSNIFNILWILGASAVIRPAQYQGSFNVDVILLAAATLILFLVMFTGQKRRLDRWEALILMVMYGGYTGYLLYAR
- a CDS encoding DUF502 domain-containing protein, whose protein sequence is MTFKKDLTRGLASGMLVLVPVGVTLLVMRWLFSWAAGLLRPVVKYATSGLVRLHFVQDIPAGYTNFVVSILAVVLLLLSVYLVGVLGQHLVGRRLIAATEKVWLKIPLARSIYAATKQVMEALSQPQGTAFKSVVLVEFPAPGLTAIGFLTGYIHDTTGRKYAKVLIPTTPNPTTGFLELVPAEKITVTNLAVEEAFRMIISGGIVSPKDLFTPKGETPTE
- the metG gene encoding methionine--tRNA ligase → MPRQIVVTSALPYANGPIHIGHLVEYLQTDIWVRFQKACGNRCFYFCADDTHGTPIMLSARNAGITPEELIGRIHKEHKADFDRFHIEFDNYYTTHSPENRQLSELIFTRLDRAGSITRRDVEQTYCESCKMPLPDRYVRGTCPRCGAADQYGDSCEACGATYQPKDLVEPRCATCGATPVLQSSEHYFFKLADYEDRLKTLIAAGHTQKSVANKLDEWFKAGLKDWDISRDGPYFGFKIPGEENKYFYVWLDAPIGYMASARNYCERHGLDFETLWNSPENELYHFIGKDIMYFHALFWPAMLMGAGFKTANKLFVHGFLTVNGEKMSKSRGTFVRAATFARHLDPESLRYYYASKLTDTVGDIDLGIEDFVNKTNADIVGKYANLASRSGPMLANKLGGRLGRLDDEGRQLVERLAAARDAIVADYEGLDYAAVVRAVSALADEANRYVETKQPWATVKVDPEQTRATLTATLNAMKTLTIYLKPILPKFAEKVEKFLDVEPLGFADVDGVLEDHEIGTFERLFERIDEEQVQTMLEESKESQAPQAAPAPEPEKAAVSPFKPEVTIDDFAKLDLRIAKVLTAEPVEGADKLLHLVLDVGGVERNVLAGIAKAYQPEQLVGRLVVFFANLKPRKMKFGTSEGMILACGPGGGDVFLLAPDAGATPGQVVS
- a CDS encoding PSP1 domain-containing protein; this translates as MTETTAKQKPVKGKKYMLVRYGRMNNLGLFEHDELQIPKTPARVVVKTDKGLELGYVVGQPTSYKEGRFRFTEEQICSYFTNSDINFPNEIAGKVIRIATPDDVSEEQHLTKITDEEIAYCERFVKDLGLKMKIVGAEHIFGGERIIFYFMADGRVDFRELVRRLAQEYQTRIEMRQIGSRDEAKLLGDVESCGQECCCIRFLQLLKPVNMRMAKMQKATLDPAKISGYCGRLKCCLRYEDETYTSLKKRLPKRSTWVQAKRGEGKVFEGKVIDAQILTQLVVVESERGERVAFPVDEITILPAPPVRQEKPEGKEPSPPPRRPRRGGNPRKK
- a CDS encoding GNAT family N-acetyltransferase, translated to MTTWPQLRRATNADCEPVKTLVFTVLDEYGLRPDPDGTDADLDDIERSYFARGGTFRILQEEDGSLVGAYGLYPLQNHTCELRKMYLRRTHRGRGLGRRLLEDALASARELGFTTVTLETASVLKEAIALYKRYGFVPCPSDHLATRCDQAYILVLQ